Genomic window (Sporocytophaga myxococcoides):
GCCTTAAAATCAAGGTCAGGTAAACTTACCCCCAACTTCTTCATCCCCTTCTGAACCGCATCCTTACCCAACTTCTCAAATTTATCCCCTAATGCGTTTTCTATGAAAGTTGTTAGGCCCGCCTCTAATAGCCCCTGAGTTGTTACATTATCTATACCAACCTCGTCTATATATTTGAATATGCTTATAACCGCTTCACCTGCTACTTTTAATTTTCCAGGTGAAACCATGTCTACGGCGCTCTCAAAAATTGCATCCCTAAAACTTACCTTATCATAAGCCTCTTCAAAAGATTTTACATTTTCATCAAACATGTAGGCTGTCAACATTTGCGTAGCAATATTGATACCCACTTCTACTCCATATTTCAGAATAAAATTGAGAAACTTTCCATCCTTATCTATAGCCTGAATTGGAGTATTCTGTGCATAGGTATAAGGAGACTGGAATGCAAATTTCGTAGCATCGGGATCTATACTCAAGAACCTCCCTAATCTCGAATCATACATTCTGGCTCCAAAATCATAATCAGAACCATCGACATCAAATTCATTATCCTTTTCCTTTCCATTGAAGCCATACCTATAAACCACTTTAGTGTATTTCCTGCCCGGCATCAAGGATCCAAAAGCGTAATAATCGGCTGTTGAAGTTATATCAGCAGTATAAGAAAGAACGTTTTGCCCTGAAACAACTGGTATCTTTCGATCCGTAAAGACCGTCAATATATTACCCAGATGATTACTTGCCTCAAATAGCTTCTTGCCTACCGAAGTTGCAAAAATACTGTTTGATATAGCTGTTAATGTAGTAAGATTTTTATCCTTATCCAACAAGCCTAACCTATTGATTCCATAAAGCGTCTGATCTTTCAAGAAAAACTCCTGTGCGCTTGTGGTTTTTCTTTGCTCATATGTACTCATTACATTACCCACTCCGTCCCTTACATAATACAATGTTGTCCAGGTAGAGGCATCTGTTTTGGTCGCTGGAGGCTTAGAGATTTTTGCGACCCTGTTTCCTAATGCATCGTACTTAAACTCCAGATCCGGCTTTGTGCTGCCTGAAGAACGTGTTACTTTCGATATTTTTCCGCTCACTGTCCACTCGATTGTGGCTATCCCCTCCTGAACATCAGATTTCAAATTTCCAATTTCATCATAGTCATAGTTGTTATTAGCCTG
Coding sequences:
- a CDS encoding RHS repeat domain-containing protein — its product is NGKLVTSGTPTPLAMDDLTYKYETIANGYTRNTNRLRSVSDAVGNGNYADDIDNQANNNYDYDEIGNLKSDVQEGIATIEWTVSGKISKVTRSSGSTKPDLEFKYDALGNRVAKISKPPATKTDASTWTTLYYVRDGVGNVMSTYEQRKTTSAQEFFLKDQTLYGINRLGLLDKDKNLTTLTAISNSIFATSVGKKLFEASNHLGNILTVFTDRKIPVVSGQNVLSYTADITSTADYYAFGSLMPGRKYTKVVYRYGFNGKEKDNEFDVDGSDYDFGARMYDSRLGRFLSIDPDATKFAFQSPYTYAQNTPIQAIDKDGKFLNFILKYGVEVGINIATQMLTAYMFDENVKSFEEAYDKVSFRDAIFESAVDMVSPGKLKVAGEAVISIFKYIDEVGIDNVTTQGLLEAGLTTFIENALGDKFEKLGKDAVQKGMKKLGVSLPDLDFKAASANAKDGKVALDNNTLIAAIEKGEKAEVIKAIGGKKPVISTQAAKEFLVKGDKDKLKSFMKDTGATMSKKGGSKAQVDALREEAAGMKRSLHPKDAKVVADAINNNATIITRDVRLTNFINATKRPVIGY